A portion of the Bactrocera neohumeralis isolate Rockhampton chromosome 2, APGP_CSIRO_Bneo_wtdbg2-racon-allhic-juicebox.fasta_v2, whole genome shotgun sequence genome contains these proteins:
- the LOC126763689 gene encoding centrosomal and chromosomal factor translates to MTMAACYANYEMSLPHSMSTAALLSAQHHHHTHLNHSHSHNQQQQQSQQTHHQQQQQIYHHTHQQHQHHQQQHHSQSSNGVTTSSSSTAMDRPTSMAAATPAGRGGNASTVTPAVAATNSVISSTNIGSANITNSRSNSNSSTNINNGATLSAGTTVAIISSGGTATPQKDYSIPLHVDCSVEYELPNQPKPPVGQRVEPLLMIHPCYFRKMESQRRSPFVNNMPASARNTALLVSGLSSSSSSTATNGAASSAASTSGATATSSSARRAAARQSQVIQQQQQLQTQQQLQQHQVVAQYQQQLQQQQLRQSTQQQQQSQLQQEQQQQLQQQQMSQMSQQAHYPVVVAHHHLSHHQQQSQQQKAVQQQASVASSAPTSSSASTAVYIEHASAVRRAAAAAAVHHRSNQSRAANTVASNASQVHQQQQLQRPSQSTTASIAAVAAAAAAAVTSQSQQNILSQNASQWDQLAAIAARSSMTPAAAAAAVHSSQMLAPRSTPALFGKSLSAVGKRDAMISGGVYGGSAATAASNVATHHNGKQQQQQQQMHCLPTGAMWADPSSVASASAATSSTASALMIDRSPMATVPSNYQAGPDTTPTISTHYTRDEKLSGKYRQYLRSQRMHPYLSATTTNVAAVAAAANLGQTFPQFAATPSFQHLQQISCYNV, encoded by the coding sequence ATGACGATGGCTGCGTGCTACGCCAATTATGAAATGTCTTTACCACACAGCATGTCCACAGCGGCGTTGCTAAGTGCTCAACATCATCACCATACTCACCTCAATCACAGCCATAGTCACaaccaacagcaacagcagtcGCAGCAAACGCatcatcagcaacaacagcaaatttaCCACCACACGCACCAACAACATCAGCACCACCAGCAGCAACATCACTCGCAATCATCCAATGGAGTGACAACGTCGTCGTCGTCCACAGCCATGGACCGACCAACGTCCATGGCGGCGGCGACGCCGGCTGGGCGAGGTGGTAATGCCTCGACAGTCACACCCGCCGTCGCCGCCACCAACTCAGTTATAAGCAGCACCAATATTGGCAGTGCCAACATCACCAATAGTCgcagtaacagcaacagcagtaCCAACATTAATAATGGTGCAACGTTGTCGGCTGGTACAACGGTGGCGATCATCAGCTCCGGCGGCACTGCGACACCACAGAAAGATTATTCCATTCCATTGCATGTAGACTGCAGCGTAGAATACGAATTACCAAATCAACCCAAACCACCGGTAGGCCAACGAGTCGAGCCATTGCTGATGATCCATCCCTGTTACTTTCGTAAAATGGAATCGCAACGGCGCAGTCCTTTTGTTAACAATATGCCGGCGTCAGCGCGCAACACTGCGTTGTTGGTGAGTGGCTTAAGTAGCTCCTCTTCGTCAACGGCCACGAATGGGGCGGCGTCATCGGCGGCGAGTACGTCTGGTGCAACTGCGACTAGCTCATCAGCGCGTCGTGCTGCTGCGCGTCAATCTCAGGTTatacagcaacagcagcagctccAGACACAGCAACAATTGCAGCAGCATCAAGTAGTTGCGCAATACCAACAAcagctgcagcagcaacaattgcGACAGTCAactcaacaacagcagcagtcaCAGTTACAAcaggagcagcagcagcagctccAACAGCAGCAGATGTCGCAAATGTCCCAACAAGCGCATTATCCAGTGGTAGTGGCGCATCACCATTTGAGCCACCATCAACAACAATCGCAGCAACAAAAAGCGGTGCAACAACAAGCTAGCGTTGCCTCATCTGCTCCAACATCCTCTTCTGCCTCAACAGCGGTGTATATTGAGCACGCTAGTGCAGTGAGAAGAGCAGCAGCCGCGGCTGCTGTGCATCACCGTAGTAACCAAAGCCGTGCCGCAAACACTGTTGCTAGCAATGCCAGTCAAGtgcatcaacaacagcaactgcagCGTCCAAGCCAAAGCACAACTGCCTCGATTGCGGCCGTGGCTGCCGCCGCCGCAGCCGCCGTTACCTCTCAAAGCCAGCAGAATATACTGAGCCAGAATGCCTCACAATGGGACCAGTTGGCAGCGATAGCCGCTCGCTCCTCCATGACACCAGCCGCGGCTGCGGCTGCTGTGCACTCCAGCCAAATGTTGGCACCACGCAGCACGCCCGCCTTATTCGGCAAGAGCTTGTCCGCGGTAGGCAAACGGGACGCCATGATTTCCGGCGGCGTATACGGTGGCAGTGCTGCGACGGCAGCTAGCAACGTAGCCACGCATCACAAcggaaagcaacaacaacaacagcagcaaatgcATTGTTTACCCACTGGGGCGATGTGGGCCGATCCCAGCAGCGTGGCGTCAGCCTCCGCGGCCACCTCGTCCACAGCGTCGGCGCTGATGATCGATCGCAGCCCAATGGCAACAGTTCCTAGCAACTATCAGGCTGGGCCTGATACCACCCCGACTATAAGTACACACTACACACGTGACGAAAAGCTGAGCGGCAAATACCGGCAGTACCTACGATCGCAGCGCATGCATCCGTACTTGTCGGCGACAACAACGAATGTGGCAGCCGTCGCTGCAGCAGCTAATCTCGGTCAAACATTTCCACAGTTCGCGGCCACACCATCGTTTCAGCATCTGCAGCAGATTTCCTGCTACAATGTATGA